The Pleuronectes platessa chromosome 11, fPlePla1.1, whole genome shotgun sequence genome includes a window with the following:
- the sdsl gene encoding serine dehydratase-like, with protein sequence MAEHFHLNTPLLESVSMSRRAGTPVFLKMENSQPSGSFKIRGIGHLCQQLGTKSKGVVCSSGGNAGMAAAYVARKMGVPATIVVPSSSPPTVIQKLKDQGAAVQIVGKVWDDANAEALRLTETEGLTYVPPFDHPLLWQGHASVISEVAASLGPSGKPGAVVLSVGGGGLLCGVVQGLKDVGWTEVPIVAMETVGADCFNAAVKAGRRVTLDDITSEAKCLGAKTVCEQAFKYSQCKELKIISELVTDQQALHAVETFLDEERVLVEMACGAALAAVYSGLLHRLQDEGRLPTPLGPLLVIVCGGSSVDMEQLTNLRNKLQT encoded by the exons ATGGCGGAGCATTTCCACCTGAACACACCACTGCTGGAGAGCGTCAGCATGTCCAGACGGGCGGGAACCCCTGTCTTTTTAAAGATGGAGAATTCACAGCCCTCTGGCTCCTTCAAGATCCGAGGCATCGGACACCTCTGTCAGCAG ctcggCACAAAGTCCAAAGGAGTGGTCTGTTCTTCAG GTGGTAATGCAGGTATGGCCGCTGCATACGTAGCAAGAAAAATGGGTGTACCAGCCACCATCGTggttccctcctcttcccctccgaCGGTCATTCAGAAACTAAAGGACCAGGGGGCTGCAGTCCAGATTGTAGGGAAG GTTTGGGATGACGCCAACGCAGAAGCTCTCAGACTGACAGAAACTGAAGGACTCACTTATGTTCCTCCGTTCGATCACCCCCTGCTGTG GCAGGGCCACGCCAGCGTGATCTCAGAGGTTGCGGCCTCACTGGGCCCCAGTGGGAAGCCTGGAGCCGTGGTGTTGTCTGTGGGCGGAGGAGGGCTCCTGTGTGGAGTCGTCCAGGGCCTGAAGGACGTCGGCTGGACGGAGGTGCCGATCGTCGCAATGGAGACAGTGGGCGCAGACTGTTTCAACGCCGCTGTTAAGGCAGGGAGGAGGGTCACTTTGGATGACATCACCAG CGAGGCCAAATGTCTCGGAGCAAAGACGGTGTGCGAGCAGGCCTTTAAGTACAGTCAGTGCAAGGAGCTGAAGATCATCTCGGAGCTGGTGACAGACCAGCAGGCCCTGCACGCCGTGGAAACCTTcctgg atgAGGAGCGTGTGCTGGTGGAGATGGCGTGTGGAGCAGCACTAGCAGCAGTCTACAGTGGACTTCTACACAGGTTACAGGATGAAG GTCGCCTTCCGACCCCCCTGGGCCCCCTGCTGGTGATCGTGTGTGGCGGCAGCAGCGTGGACATGGAGCAACTGACCAACCTCAGAAACAAACTACAGACCTAA